One genomic window of Quadrisphaera setariae includes the following:
- a CDS encoding helix-turn-helix transcriptional regulator has product MMVVTQEKELGAALKSRRERARLTQGELAERAGVSRSFVIGLERGLRPRAELVRVFAVIKALDAAVTLVDHRSQTPEDALAELLGDL; this is encoded by the coding sequence ATGATGGTCGTCACCCAGGAGAAAGAGCTCGGCGCAGCCCTCAAGTCCCGGCGAGAACGCGCACGCCTGACACAGGGTGAGCTCGCCGAGCGCGCCGGCGTCTCCCGCAGCTTCGTCATCGGTCTAGAACGGGGACTGCGTCCTCGCGCTGAGCTCGTCAGGGTCTTCGCCGTGATCAAGGCCTTAGACGCCGCGGTCACACTCGTCGACCACCGCTCGCAGACCCCGGAAGACGCGCTCGCAGAGCTCCTCGGTGATCTGTGA
- a CDS encoding restriction endonuclease has translation MVSKESLRGYVMEEALARLLHTAGYQLVTQVEDDAEGLVRKGNGLAVRGRGGDHQADVLALLTAVVPFGYRLRLFVEAKHRADKVGLPAVRSSYAVLADVNQFVPGSGRRRYDHQSVFFSTGGYSTDAQRFADAHGISLQDFTGKAWQLLRHGVETTADALGTILVSAGRSVPLPWARQLLREALGTPTSTGPVQPLPPLQPDQRVLAAAQSRLAQGLVSLEQVEALVDAFSSLADLHERSLLIAHTSGRMMLVIRPDGDADLAALSALAQESRTREVPSLYAFDPVSADPLDGGDWVFSSQDPTRPFHLRVGVPALLEHSLLTTAGAPLTEDGRRERLTFFWNGQPITLVYRLADPPGVDANGQQMALRCVSVEPAVAIPPAALLPEPAPADDGEQVVAPSSASSPPASEPLPGAEPPEHADAGDGHREVDEDHLDADQDHDDEEHDDGDDEDASSWDVDDVKLVLYELADDARRLSSAHEALTVMHAAARAGGRLKRDDVRTLLGDQPGTAFNSRSGALTRVVNRLRSRGDIAATGARPLQSVVRLRFLTGRRAVVAVRVHPEFIEQVLATPPGRSSVTAP, from the coding sequence GTGGTCTCGAAGGAGAGTCTCCGCGGGTACGTCATGGAAGAGGCGCTGGCACGCCTGCTCCACACGGCCGGGTACCAGCTCGTCACCCAGGTCGAGGACGATGCCGAGGGCCTCGTCCGCAAGGGGAACGGTCTGGCCGTGCGCGGTCGCGGAGGTGATCACCAGGCGGACGTGCTCGCACTGCTCACCGCGGTCGTGCCGTTCGGCTACCGCCTGCGCCTCTTCGTCGAGGCGAAGCACCGCGCCGACAAGGTCGGACTGCCCGCCGTGCGCAGCTCCTACGCGGTCCTCGCCGACGTCAACCAGTTCGTGCCGGGCAGCGGCCGGCGACGCTACGACCACCAGAGCGTCTTCTTCTCCACGGGTGGCTACTCCACGGACGCCCAGCGGTTCGCCGACGCGCACGGCATCTCCCTGCAGGACTTCACCGGCAAGGCGTGGCAGCTGCTGCGTCACGGTGTGGAGACCACCGCCGACGCCCTCGGCACGATCCTCGTCTCCGCGGGACGGTCCGTACCCCTCCCCTGGGCCCGGCAGCTGCTCCGCGAAGCGCTCGGCACACCGACGTCCACCGGCCCGGTCCAGCCGCTCCCACCCCTGCAACCCGACCAGCGCGTCCTGGCCGCGGCCCAGTCTCGACTGGCGCAGGGACTCGTGAGCCTGGAGCAGGTGGAAGCCCTGGTCGACGCCTTCTCGAGCCTCGCGGACCTGCACGAGCGGTCACTGCTCATCGCCCACACCAGCGGGCGCATGATGCTGGTCATCCGCCCTGACGGCGACGCGGACCTCGCAGCGCTCTCCGCCCTGGCGCAGGAGAGCCGGACCCGCGAGGTGCCGAGCCTGTACGCGTTCGACCCGGTCTCCGCGGACCCGCTGGACGGCGGCGACTGGGTCTTCTCCTCGCAGGACCCGACGCGCCCCTTCCACCTGAGGGTGGGAGTCCCAGCGCTGCTGGAGCACAGCCTCCTCACCACGGCCGGTGCGCCGCTGACGGAGGACGGTCGACGCGAACGACTGACGTTCTTCTGGAACGGCCAGCCCATCACTCTGGTCTACCGCCTGGCGGACCCGCCCGGCGTCGACGCCAACGGTCAGCAGATGGCGCTGCGCTGCGTCTCGGTGGAACCCGCCGTCGCCATCCCGCCTGCAGCTCTGCTTCCCGAGCCAGCACCCGCTGACGACGGGGAGCAGGTCGTGGCGCCCTCCTCAGCATCGTCGCCACCGGCTTCGGAGCCTCTCCCTGGCGCGGAACCGCCAGAGCACGCCGACGCCGGCGACGGGCACCGCGAGGTCGACGAAGACCACCTCGATGCTGATCAGGACCACGACGACGAGGAGCACGACGACGGCGATGACGAGGACGCGTCGTCGTGGGACGTCGACGACGTGAAACTGGTGCTCTACGAGCTTGCCGACGACGCCCGCCGCTTGTCGTCAGCTCACGAAGCGCTGACCGTGATGCACGCCGCAGCCCGTGCTGGCGGCCGGCTCAAGCGCGACGACGTGCGCACCCTGCTCGGCGACCAGCCAGGAACAGCTTTCAACAGCCGCAGTGGGGCGCTCACCCGAGTGGTCAACCGACTCCGGTCGCGCGGGGACATCGCCGCCACAGGGGCACGGCCACTGCAGTCGGTGGTGCGCTTGCGCTTCCTGACCGGTCGGCGCGCCGTCGTCGCAGTCCGAGTCCACCCTGAGTTCATCGAGCAGGTGCTGGCAACACCACCAGGACGTTCTAGTGTCACGGCACCGTGA
- a CDS encoding HNH endonuclease signature motif containing protein, giving the protein MIDGEVPGGCAPTHPVLCAPREIADAAGSLLASSGASLSLAELQAAYLELQAAQAAVAAAQLHLTRVLVEHERPHRRKAPGTQTKGWLERAARLGRGAASTEVAAARATDPACGALRGLGAALAAGEVSRQHVEVATRLLPRLPQRVLDERREEVDDHLTEQARGFSPGDTDTLAKHLRRAVCADDDASDGWPEPPAASYERRQGSWYTDWTGMVQFRFSVPEADAKPLTAALSGLAAPTRCPSPVSDDQDDDADPDAVVPVDARTTTQRNADAFTELVRRGESAPGDLEVEVGRLVVVATEAQLAEEPGAGGAVCTHDPDPLSATALRRHACDAVVDRVVLDRRGAVVRMESLGRLATRAQRRALAARDGGCAFPQCSAPATWCEAHHIVFWSQGGATDVPNLVLLCSRHHTEIHLGHWTITVRDAVPWFVPPPWVDAAQRPLRNSFHQRIAATRAAAADLRRPPDEAPGAPPDHQDIADAEAA; this is encoded by the coding sequence GTGATCGACGGCGAGGTGCCCGGCGGGTGTGCTCCCACGCACCCCGTCCTGTGCGCACCCCGGGAGATCGCCGATGCGGCGGGGTCTCTCCTGGCCAGCTCGGGGGCGTCGCTGTCGCTGGCCGAGCTGCAGGCCGCCTACCTCGAGCTGCAGGCGGCCCAGGCCGCGGTGGCGGCCGCCCAGCTCCACCTGACCCGCGTGCTCGTCGAGCACGAGCGCCCCCACCGCCGCAAGGCACCGGGCACGCAGACCAAGGGCTGGCTGGAACGCGCTGCCCGCCTCGGGCGCGGTGCGGCCTCCACCGAGGTGGCCGCAGCGCGCGCCACCGACCCCGCGTGCGGTGCGCTGCGCGGCCTCGGAGCGGCACTGGCGGCGGGTGAGGTGTCTCGCCAGCACGTCGAGGTGGCGACGCGCCTGCTCCCGCGCCTGCCGCAGCGCGTGCTCGACGAGCGGCGCGAGGAGGTCGACGACCACCTCACCGAGCAGGCCCGCGGCTTCTCCCCCGGCGACACCGACACCCTCGCCAAGCACCTGCGCCGCGCGGTCTGCGCCGACGACGACGCCTCCGACGGCTGGCCCGAACCGCCCGCCGCCAGCTACGAGCGCCGACAGGGCAGCTGGTACACCGACTGGACGGGCATGGTGCAGTTCCGCTTCTCCGTGCCCGAGGCCGACGCGAAGCCGCTCACCGCCGCCCTGTCAGGTCTGGCCGCCCCCACGCGCTGCCCCTCTCCCGTTTCCGATGACCAGGACGACGACGCCGACCCCGACGCGGTGGTCCCCGTGGACGCGCGCACCACCACCCAGCGCAACGCCGACGCCTTCACCGAGCTGGTGCGGCGCGGCGAGAGCGCGCCGGGAGACCTCGAGGTCGAGGTGGGACGGCTGGTGGTCGTCGCGACCGAGGCCCAGCTGGCCGAGGAGCCTGGCGCCGGAGGCGCGGTCTGCACGCACGACCCCGACCCGCTGTCCGCCACCGCCCTGCGGCGACACGCCTGCGACGCGGTGGTCGACAGGGTGGTGCTCGACCGCCGCGGCGCCGTGGTCCGCATGGAGTCCCTCGGACGGCTGGCCACGCGCGCGCAGCGCCGCGCGCTCGCCGCGCGGGACGGCGGGTGCGCCTTCCCGCAGTGCAGCGCCCCAGCCACGTGGTGCGAGGCCCACCACATCGTCTTCTGGAGCCAGGGCGGCGCCACCGACGTCCCCAACCTGGTGCTGCTGTGCTCGCGACACCACACGGAGATCCACCTCGGTCACTGGACGATCACCGTGCGCGACGCAGTGCCCTGGTTCGTGCCGCCACCGTGGGTCGACGCGGCGCAGCGGCCGCTGCGCAACTCCTTCCACCAGCGGATCGCCGCGACGCGCGCCGCGGCGGCCGACCTGCGCCGACCACCCGACGAAGCACCCGGCGCGCCACCCGACCACCAGGACATCGCAGACGCCGAAGCGGCATGA
- a CDS encoding P-loop NTPase fold protein — MGRTTPAEGRAHVWADAPVLHQAADALHRGPFTSSAATLLNEVLTSSESVVAALVGPWGSGKSSTLGFILEELDVEHVVVRINPWMVSGPDGVAEEVVAAVTTALTAAGVAPAVASAARGYFAAAVRAVVKGAAAVGGAYVSQQGFLGGEELGSAAGGVVAALVDTNEDRATASESRPATLQQAAESLSTHLAEHARGVLVVIDDVDRLQPAEVLGLFKAVRLLGRLPYVHYLLAYDEETLLDLLTQTPVAHHRRDRALAYLEKMVPLRLEQPEVTEDQVDDLLAGGWASTSARCGPFTTTDDDAFTHEAEVLLRHVLTTPRVIHRFFAQLDLLLTLVRPHTVDVTDVAVLTVLRLHHPQVYRSLSNERRLLTAENPPDTSPDAQRRIEVMLRRPSSVLAGDWQPVVDAVHRLFPRTAGQKDATAFSRLAATPRRNRAQDPDYVDRYFALSPLEGDVGAISVRGALDAIAEGRSTLPADEFLDVLLAPGIDRRAVLAARRLLRRSAEHIATASLSPEAACALAVTFCRIAPYPRVASDDSEQHAIVLVGELLARVGSSAEPAWSDVVEALSDDQPLHPGHRPSTGAALWLLAQACSRGVPVVRQTSVQGLWSHLVDACWQHLVDCSLQLIDDAPPDGLGPWLVGLSEPSDLERQLGRAAVGRADLVRLVSMLLPLRPSGTVGDDGAVISDGSEALVAAVLDAAVGAVGEEGIRTAASTAPTGGGWAATRRRASSRLLAGRVALTRPSRPTGALTPSSLAGATRHEDVARGASEAVDVRVVVTVAAPAAPLPFAELGDAPEALGTLRWVDHWEDDVKRAVRASPAAAWLLAGLSGTAGADGTPGWDERSSRGHWIALSRLEAVREHDPGSIPIGAPGATDDGQRQVFVQVMPGTVVSSGSEEPTVGCSVVISLGLRLPRISRTEQISEGHQVRHRVMEPVFLEDLAAAVLAAVRSADLALTSRGSVPGAALDLTVPNRSAVVHIALICSDDIAAVVELNLPHRQTTSGATQFRWSAETTDVRALRSGDVGGPAFLFTAELLARWLRDAEYRRGVDAAVDAAVQAAARQSASA, encoded by the coding sequence ATGGGTCGAACCACCCCGGCTGAGGGGCGAGCGCACGTCTGGGCAGATGCACCTGTCCTGCACCAGGCAGCCGATGCGCTTCACCGCGGGCCGTTCACCAGCAGCGCTGCGACCCTGCTCAACGAAGTCCTGACCAGCTCAGAGAGCGTCGTCGCGGCCCTGGTCGGCCCGTGGGGCAGTGGGAAGTCCAGCACCCTCGGCTTCATCCTCGAGGAGCTCGACGTCGAGCATGTCGTAGTCAGGATCAACCCGTGGATGGTCTCGGGCCCTGACGGAGTCGCCGAGGAGGTCGTGGCCGCTGTCACCACCGCGCTCACCGCGGCAGGTGTCGCACCGGCCGTCGCCAGTGCGGCGCGGGGGTACTTCGCGGCGGCGGTCCGCGCAGTGGTGAAGGGGGCGGCCGCCGTCGGAGGTGCCTACGTCAGTCAGCAGGGGTTCCTGGGAGGCGAAGAGCTGGGCAGTGCCGCCGGCGGCGTGGTGGCAGCTCTGGTGGACACGAACGAAGACCGTGCCACCGCATCGGAGTCGCGCCCGGCGACGCTCCAGCAAGCGGCGGAGTCTCTGTCGACCCACCTCGCCGAGCACGCGCGCGGCGTGCTCGTGGTCATCGACGACGTCGACAGACTGCAACCCGCCGAGGTCCTCGGGCTCTTCAAGGCGGTGAGGCTCCTCGGGCGCCTTCCCTACGTCCACTACCTGCTCGCGTACGACGAAGAGACGCTGCTGGATCTGCTGACCCAGACCCCTGTGGCGCACCACCGCCGGGACCGGGCGCTCGCCTACCTCGAGAAGATGGTGCCGCTCCGTCTGGAGCAGCCCGAGGTCACCGAAGACCAAGTCGACGACCTGCTCGCGGGTGGATGGGCGAGCACGTCAGCACGTTGCGGTCCGTTCACCACCACCGACGACGACGCCTTCACGCACGAGGCAGAGGTGCTGCTTCGCCATGTGCTCACCACACCGCGGGTCATCCACCGCTTCTTCGCCCAGCTGGACCTGCTGCTCACGCTCGTCCGGCCGCACACGGTGGACGTGACCGATGTCGCCGTGCTCACCGTGCTCAGGCTCCACCACCCGCAGGTCTACCGGTCGCTGTCGAACGAGCGTCGCCTCCTGACCGCGGAGAACCCCCCAGACACCTCCCCCGACGCGCAGCGGCGAATCGAGGTGATGCTCCGGCGACCGTCGTCCGTCCTCGCTGGCGACTGGCAGCCCGTGGTCGACGCCGTCCACCGCCTGTTCCCCCGCACAGCCGGGCAGAAAGACGCCACCGCCTTCTCGAGGCTGGCAGCCACGCCTCGACGCAACCGCGCGCAAGACCCCGACTACGTCGACCGCTACTTCGCGCTGTCCCCCTTGGAGGGCGACGTCGGCGCCATCAGCGTCCGCGGAGCGCTCGACGCCATCGCAGAGGGACGGAGCACGCTCCCAGCCGACGAGTTCCTCGACGTCCTCCTGGCACCGGGAATCGACCGACGGGCGGTGCTCGCGGCACGTCGGCTGCTGCGCCGCAGCGCCGAGCACATCGCCACCGCCTCGCTGTCACCGGAGGCCGCCTGTGCGCTCGCCGTGACCTTCTGCCGGATCGCGCCGTACCCGCGCGTGGCGAGCGATGACTCCGAGCAGCACGCAATCGTCCTCGTCGGAGAGCTGCTGGCCCGTGTCGGCAGCAGTGCCGAGCCTGCGTGGAGCGATGTCGTCGAGGCGCTGAGCGACGACCAGCCCCTGCATCCGGGCCACCGGCCCTCAACAGGTGCCGCGCTGTGGCTGTTGGCCCAGGCCTGCAGCCGTGGTGTGCCAGTGGTTCGACAGACGAGCGTCCAGGGACTGTGGAGCCACCTCGTCGACGCCTGCTGGCAGCACCTGGTGGACTGCTCCCTCCAGCTGATCGACGACGCCCCACCAGACGGGCTCGGCCCATGGCTGGTGGGACTCTCGGAGCCCTCCGACCTCGAGCGCCAGCTCGGTCGAGCTGCCGTGGGAAGGGCTGACCTCGTCCGCTTGGTCAGCATGCTGCTGCCGCTGCGTCCAAGCGGGACCGTAGGCGACGACGGCGCCGTCATCTCCGACGGCAGTGAAGCCCTGGTAGCAGCGGTGCTCGACGCGGCTGTCGGCGCGGTCGGCGAAGAGGGCATTCGCACCGCGGCAAGCACTGCGCCGACGGGTGGGGGGTGGGCGGCCACCCGGCGTCGGGCGAGCAGTCGACTGCTCGCAGGTCGTGTCGCCCTCACACGACCGTCCAGGCCTACCGGGGCGCTCACGCCCTCCTCCCTCGCGGGTGCCACCCGACACGAGGACGTCGCCCGCGGGGCCTCCGAGGCGGTCGACGTCAGGGTGGTCGTGACCGTGGCTGCCCCCGCCGCCCCCCTGCCCTTCGCTGAGCTCGGTGACGCGCCAGAAGCCCTCGGCACACTGCGCTGGGTCGACCACTGGGAGGACGACGTGAAGCGCGCCGTCCGCGCAAGCCCAGCAGCGGCGTGGCTGCTCGCAGGACTCTCGGGAACCGCGGGTGCCGATGGGACGCCCGGCTGGGACGAGAGGAGCTCTCGCGGGCACTGGATCGCCCTGTCCAGGCTCGAGGCGGTCCGCGAGCACGACCCCGGCTCCATCCCCATCGGGGCCCCCGGGGCGACCGATGACGGGCAGCGCCAGGTCTTCGTGCAGGTCATGCCGGGGACCGTGGTGTCGTCCGGCTCGGAGGAACCAACGGTGGGGTGCTCCGTCGTCATCTCCCTGGGACTACGCCTGCCAAGGATCTCGCGGACCGAGCAGATCTCAGAAGGGCACCAGGTCAGGCACCGCGTCATGGAGCCCGTCTTCCTCGAAGACCTCGCCGCCGCGGTGTTGGCAGCCGTGCGGTCTGCGGATCTAGCGCTCACTTCGCGCGGCTCAGTGCCTGGCGCTGCGCTCGACTTGACCGTCCCCAACCGGAGTGCAGTCGTCCACATCGCCTTGATCTGCAGCGATGACATCGCTGCAGTGGTCGAACTCAACCTCCCGCATCGGCAGACGACGTCGGGCGCGACGCAGTTCCGCTGGTCCGCCGAGACGACGGACGTCCGGGCGCTCCGCTCGGGCGACGTGGGCGGGCCGGCCTTCCTCTTCACCGCTGAGCTGCTCGCCCGATGGCTGCGCGACGCCGAGTACCGCCGAGGCGTCGACGCCGCGGTCGACGCAGCGGTGCAGGCCGCAGCTCGGCAGAGTGCAAGCGCCTGA